The sequence CATTCTGAGATTCGTCATCAATAATGAAACCGAATCCTTTGGCTTCATTATAAAATTTCACTTTTCCGGTAAGCATAATAATTAATTGTTAGTGGTTAAATGAACCAACAAACTATAAAATTCCACCTAAAAATCAAACTGATTTTCGTATCTTTTAACAATGAAAAATTTGATTATTTGTAGACATGCCAAGTCTTCATGGGATGATCCTTATATGGATGATCACCAAAGACCACTTGCTCCAAGAGGTTTACGAGATGCCCCTAGAATGGCTCAAAGGCTTAAAATAAGAGGTATTTCACCGGATTATTTCGTCTCCTCTGATGCGGAGCGGGCCAAAGCCACCGCCTTCATCACAGCCGAAAACCTCCACTTCCCCAAGGAAAGGGTCGTCCTGACTTCCCAGCTGTATCATGCCTCGGCCAGCACCATCCTAAAGGCCATTCAAGGCACTCCTGAAGGCAATAAAACGGTTTTGGTTTTTGGTCATAATCCTGGTTTTAATGACCTAATCGTCCACTTGGGCGGGCAGATCGACAACCTCCCCACCTGTGGTCAGTTTGCTTTTAGATTTGATGTGGATGCTTGGAAGGAAATCGACACCAAAAACGCCACGGAATGGTTTCTGGATTATCCCAAAAAACAGTAGATGCCAAGAAGGTTGTTTGAGAATCGTTTCTAGAACTTCCTTACATCCTGCAGCACTCCCTCAAACTCCCCTTCATGATGCAGTAGGTACAGCACCTTCTCGGCCACCGCAGCGGGAGTGGTCAGTTCTTGGTTGGCTTTAAAGGACTTGAACTTGTCCACATTGCTGAAGTCTGATGGCTTTGCCGAACGGATGGTTTCCTGCATGGGCGTATCCACAATCCCTGGTGAAAGCGCAAAATACCGGATCCCGTATCCTTTCAGATCACTTTCCTCCTGCGCCACACCCGTCATTCGGTTTAGGGCCGCCTTGGTACTGCAATATCCTGACCAGCCATCCATGTTTTTGGCTGCCGCCCCGGATGAGATGTTCACCACGGTCTTTTGAATGTCCTGATCGGCATATTTTTGGACAAATGCATTCATCAATATGGCCGGTGCTACGACATTGATGGCGTATATACTCGCTATACTTTGGGGTTCCAAGCTGCCAACAGGCGCTATTTCCCCTATCCACCCAGCATTATTGATCAAAGCGACCCGCTCAAAACGTCCCTGCGGAAAAATCCCGCCAAGCTTCTGGGGCAATGCCTCCACATCGGCCAGGTCAAGCGTAATATGCTTAAAATTAACAGAAGAATCCATGGATGAACGCGAAATTCCCACCACCATATTATTGGTATCTGCCACAAGGACATCCAACAGGCCTTTGCCCAATCCTTTGCTACATCCGGTTAAAATGAAGAGATTTTTCATGCTTGCTGATATTTTATGGTTGATCTTAACGATTCACGGTATTTGCCAGCCATAGACACTAACAAAGAAGCGATCCCATCACATGCACAGAATTGGCACCATGGGATCGCTTCGATGTGGGATACCCTCTTGACTCCCTCCTGCTAAATCTACAGGATATATTGTGACAGGTCCCTGTTTTGGACCAGTGAACTTAACCGTTCGCCTACCATGTCTTTGGTCACCATTATCTTTGAATTGGCCTCAATGGTATCCGGCACATCAAACAAAAAGTCATTTAACAGATGGCTCATCACCGTGTGCAGTCTTCTGGCACCGATATTTTCCACATCTTCGTTGATTTTAAAGGCAATGCGTGCGATTTCCTCTATGGCATCATCGGTATATTCCAGGGACACATCTTCCGCTCCAAAAAGTGCCTGATATTGTTTGGTCAAGGCATTTTTAGGCTCTCTAAGGATTCGGCTAAAGTCCTCTTGGGTCAGGTTGTCCAGCTCCACCCGGATCGGGAAACGTCCTTGCAATTCAGGAATCAAGTCTGACGGCTTGCTGACATGGAAGGCACCTG comes from Echinicola vietnamensis DSM 17526 and encodes:
- a CDS encoding SixA phosphatase family protein produces the protein MKNLIICRHAKSSWDDPYMDDHQRPLAPRGLRDAPRMAQRLKIRGISPDYFVSSDAERAKATAFITAENLHFPKERVVLTSQLYHASASTILKAIQGTPEGNKTVLVFGHNPGFNDLIVHLGGQIDNLPTCGQFAFRFDVDAWKEIDTKNATEWFLDYPKKQ
- a CDS encoding SDR family NAD(P)-dependent oxidoreductase, which translates into the protein MKNLFILTGCSKGLGKGLLDVLVADTNNMVVGISRSSMDSSVNFKHITLDLADVEALPQKLGGIFPQGRFERVALINNAGWIGEIAPVGSLEPQSIASIYAINVVAPAILMNAFVQKYADQDIQKTVVNISSGAAAKNMDGWSGYCSTKAALNRMTGVAQEESDLKGYGIRYFALSPGIVDTPMQETIRSAKPSDFSNVDKFKSFKANQELTTPAAVAEKVLYLLHHEGEFEGVLQDVRKF